From one Humulus lupulus chromosome 8, drHumLupu1.1, whole genome shotgun sequence genomic stretch:
- the LOC133798306 gene encoding aquaporin PIP1-2 encodes MEGKEEDVRLGANKFSERQPIGTAAQTQDDGKDYKEPPPAPLFEPGELTSWSFYRAGIAEFIATFLFLYISVLTVMGVVKDDTKCKTVGIQGIAWAFGGMIFALVYCTAGISGGHINPAVTFGLFLARKLSLTRAVFYMVMQCLGAICGAGVVKGFKHELYMSKGGGANVVNAGYTKGDGLGAEIVGTFVLVYTVFSATDAKRSARDSHVPILAPLPIGFAVFLVHLATIPITGTGINPARSLGAAIIYNRDHAWDDHWIFWVGPFIGAALAALYHVVVIRAIPFKSK; translated from the exons ATGGAGGGCAAAGAAGAGGATGTTAGATTGGGAGCTAACAAATTCTCCGAGAGGCAGCCGATCGGTACGGCGGCTCAAACCCAAGATGATGGGAAGGACTACAAGGAACCACCCCCGGCGCCGCTCTTTGAGCCGGGTGAACTTACATCATGGTCTTTCTATAGGGCTGGGATTGCTGAGTTCATCGCAACATTTTTGTTCCTTTACATCTCGGTCTTGACTGTTATGGGAGTCGTCAAGGACGATACCAAGTGCAAAACCGTTGGAATTCAAGGCATTGCTTGGGCTTTTGGTGGCATGATTTTCGCTCTTGTTTACTGTACTGCTGGTATCTCAg GGGGGCACATAAACCCGGCTGTGACTTTCGGACTATTCCTGGCGAGAAAGCTGTCGTTGACTCGGGCGGTGTTCTACATGGTGATGCAGTGTCTCGGTGCGATTTGCGGTGCTGGAGTGGTTAAGGGCTTCAAGCACGAGCTCTACATGAGCAAGGGAGGCGGAGCTAACGTCGTTAACGCTGGTTACACCAAAGGTGACGGTCTTGGTGCTGAGATTGTTGGGACCTTCGTCCTTGTCTACACAGTTTTCTCAGCCACTGACGCCAAGCGTAGCGCCAGAGACTCTCACGTCCCA ATTTTGGCACCTTTGCCTATTGGGTTCGCTGTCTTCTTAGTCCACTTGGCAACCATCCCCATCACCGGAACCGGTATTAACCCAGCTCGTAGTCTCGGAGCTGCGATCATCTACAACAGGGACCACGCTTGGGATGATCAC TGGATTTTCTGGGTGGGACCTTTCATTGGTGCAGCCTTGGCAGCCCTATACCACGTGGTGGTGATCAGAGCCATTCCATTCAAATCAAAGTGA